One window of the Equus caballus isolate H_3958 breed thoroughbred chromosome 2, TB-T2T, whole genome shotgun sequence genome contains the following:
- the LOC100072671 gene encoding vacuolar protein sorting-associated protein 26A, translating to MSFLGGSFGPICEVDVVLNDGETRKMAEMKTEDGKVEKHYLFYDGESVSGKVNLAFKQPGKRLEHQGIRIEFVGQIELFNDKSNTHEFVNLVKELALPGELTQSRSYDFEFMQVEKPYESYIGANVRLRYFLKVTIVRRLTDLVKEYDLIVHQLATYPDVNNSIKMEVGIEDCLHIEFEYNKSKYHLKDVIVGKIYFLLVRIKIQHMELQLIKKEITGIGPSTTTETETIAKYEIMDGAPVKGESIPIRLFLAGYDPTPTMRDVNKKFSVRYFLNLVLVDEEDRRYFKQQEIILWRKAPEKLRKQRTNFHQRFESPESQASAEQPEM from the coding sequence ATGAGTTTTCTTGGAGGCTCTTTTGGTCCCATTTGTGAGGTCGATGTTGTCCTTAATGATGGGGAAACCAGGAAAATGGcagaaatgaaaactgaagaTGGCAAAGTAGAAAAACACTATCTTTTCTATGATGGAGAATCTGTTTCGGGAAAGGTAAACCTAGCCTTTAAGCAACCTGGAAAGAGGCTAGAGCACCAAGGAATTAGAATTGAATTTGTAGGTCAAATTGAACTTTTCAATGACAAGAGTAATACTCACGAATTTGTAAACCTAGTGAAAGAACTGGCCTTACCTGGAGAACTgactcagagcagaagttatgATTTTGAATTTATGCAAGTTGAAAAGCCATATGAATCTTACATCGGTGCCAATGTCCGCTTGAGGTATTTTCTTAAAGTGACAATAGTAAGAAGACTGACAGACTTGGTAAAAGAATATGATCTTATTGTTCACCAGCTTGCCACCTATCCTGATGTTAACAACTCTATTAAGATGGAAGTGGGCATTGAAGATTGTCTACATATAGAATTTGAATATAATAAATCAAAGTATCATTTAAAGGATGTGATTGTTGGAAAAATTTACTTCTTATTAGTAAGAATAAAAATCCAACATATGGAGTTACAGCTGATCAAAAAAGAGATCACAGGAATTGGACCCAGTACCACAACAGAAACGGAAACAATTGCTAAATATGAAATAATGGATGGTGCACCAGTAAAAGGTGAATCAATTCCAATACGACTATTTTTAGCAGGATATGACCCAACTCCAACAATGAGAGATGTGAACAAAAAATTTTCCGTAAGGTACTTTTTGAATCTAGTCCTTGTTGATGAGGAAGACAGAAGGTACTTCAAGCAGCAGGAAAtcattttatggagaaaagcTCCTGAAAAACTGAGGAAACAGAGAACAAACTTTCACCAGCGATTTGAATCTCCAGAATCACAGGCATCTGCTGAACAGCCTGAAATGTGA